The genome window CATTCTGGAATTGCAACTGCAACATTCAAGTGCTGTTGTAACTGTAACACTCAAGTACTTGCATGTAATATTGGTGCCCGTTAGGCATAACGTTTTACGTGATTAGCGCATTGCACATTCATTGATCTTCACTCTTTTTTATCCACAGCATTGCGAGGATGtatttgttcttcatttcaatgaaggAGGAGGCATACTATCAAGTATAAAATATTCTAGTATTTGTTCCATTTGTGTTGAGTAGCTGAGTACCCGTCTCACGTGGAAGGAAACAGAACAGTGCTGCCGTCACTGAGAGTAAATACTTTGCCGTGCAGAGAGACTCTGGACTCTGCGCTAGACTCAGGTCATTCGGGCAGGTTCATGTTGTTAGGGCTACGGTGATTCGTGGCAttgtggtgagagagagagagagagagagagagacagagacagagagagagttcaCAGCAACGACGTACTGTAAATGCTGTCATCTCCAAGTGTTGTCTCGGATTTGCACAAATATCCGTTGCTGAATTATGGTGTCAGAACCGCAAATTTTCTGCTTGCGGGAACAACGAACGGGAGATTATTGGTACTCTTCCACGACGGAGGTGAAGGCCGTTCATTACACCTCACTTGTATCATACTCTCTCAGGGACAGTGTTCTGCAGCCCGTCCTCACTGTTGACAATCATTTCATACTGCTGTTTTGCGATGAAATAATTCACAGCGTGCTTACGCATGTGGCCACTATTGCAGAAGATGACAGCGAACTGTACAACAGCTAGTCCTCCATCTGCGCCAGTTTGGTCTTATCCGAGCACACGTAGGATTTCAAAGGAGCGAATTCGACCTCCAAAAAAATCAGCTACTGTTATGTGCAAAGTGAGTATATAATGCTGATGTTCAGACTGAAATCCGGCGTTTATAGAAGCCCATTCGATACGTAAACCGCTTATGTGGTGGATAAGTGAGTTTCCAATTATATACGTTTCTAATGTTGATTAAGGATATTCTGCGAGCTCATTGTCGTCAGTACACAATTACACTATTCCTGGATACTAACTTCAGGAGATATACAAGAACTTTGTGCTGTGGGCTTTTTATTCTATTTCAAGAAGTGTTTTCATTGCCGGACGACGTTAGAATTAGACTATGGAGCTTTAGCCACACTTCAGTGTCTTAAACACCTGCGTGCAGTCTACATACATGTATTAAGTAACACGTAGCAAATGTTAAAATGtgcatgaattcctaagggatcaaactgctgaggtcatcggtctctagacttacacactacttaagctaaattatactaaattatgctaagaacaacacacacacccatgcccgagggagggctcgaacgtccggcgggaggggtcgcgcaattcgtgacatggcgcctcaaaccgcgcggccactccgcgcggctaacaCGTAGCACATTTATAATTTGCAGGCAGTTTGTAATGTGATCAAACAACTGTCCTAGGAAAGTATGAAAACGATGtagtgttaaaaaaataaaaaataaatgtaaaatggaAGGAGATAAAACGAAAGTTACCTAAACACGGCATTCATGCAATTTACGAGGGAAGATCTCTTTCGTTTCACGATTGAGTGGGTAAACAATTTTACATCTGAAAGGATACATGATTGAAAGTTTTAGTACAGGGACTACACTGTTCAAATAGTGAGAACGGGATAGCGTTGAAATTAGCGGGGTCTATAGACAATCAGGAAAAGATCAAAGACGCCTACAAACAATCATTAATTGCTTTCTGACGCAACACGAAGGAGATTAATGTCATTAGCAGATTCAAATATTGTCGATCATACCTCGCACTGTAGTAGCAAATTCATGGGCATACTCAGTAATTCTGAATCAGTCATTAATATTATCAGTCTCTTGATGTAACATGTGGTATTACTTTCGGAAGATTCACAAAATATGGAATAACATAAACAATAACTTTATTTGTAAAGTATTTCAGACTTACAGAAACATGAGCAATAACATATGAGCATATTCAAGATGCAAATGAGTGACTATTGATGAAGATGGTGCTTAACCAAGAATAGCTTTCGTGTATCCCAGACCGCCGTATCCGTAGCCTCCATAGGAGAGGGCGGGAGCAGCGATGGCAGCCCTGGCGATGGGAGCGGCGTAGGCTGCCCTAGCGATGGGGGCGGCGGCAATCGCGGGGGCAGCGTATGCCGCCCTCGCGTAACCGTAGCCGAGGCCGGCACCGTACGCCAGCGCTGGCGCGGCGGCGATGGCGGGGGCGGCAGCGATCGCTGGGGCAGCGGCGACGGCCACGGGAGCGTGGGCGACGGCCACGGGAGCGGGGGCGGCGGCAACAGCGGGGTGGGCACCAGCCTCCTTGTGCACGACGGCGTTGAAGCCGTTCACGGGGTCGGCGGTGTAGTCGACGGTGCGGATGGAGCCGTCGGGCTCGGCGAGACTGTAGCTGCCCTGGACGACGTCTCCGCTGCGGCTCTCGTGCTGGGTCTTCGAGTCACCAGTCAGGGCATCGTTGACACTGTAGGCGAAGCTGTACTCTGGGTGCGGGTCGTACTCGGCAGCCACtgcggcgggggcggcgacggcCACAGGGGCAGCGCGGATGGCGGGGGCGGCAGCGATGGCTGGGGCGTAGGCCCTGGCGATGGGGGCAGCAGCGATGGCTGGGGCGTATGCTCTGGCGATGGGAGCGGCAGCAATTGCGGGGGCGTACGCCCTGGCAATGGGGGCGGCGGCGATGGCGGGGGCGTAAGCCCTAGCAATGGGTGCGGCTGGCGCGAGGACTGCAGGTGCGCCCAGGTAGCCGGCGTGGGCCAGCGACAGTACTGCCGCTAAGATGAGTGCCTGCGGACAGAAGTTATCGTATGTTATTTGCCGCAATCAGTTTGTTTTGTCTATGAAACTGCTGTAATTAGCCATAAAACACCGTCTCCCTACACTAACGTCTTAACTCTTCAGTAGGATactttatttcttgtgaaatgcgTTATAGCTACACCATCTGCATGTCCCCAGAAAACGGAGAACTTAAGAACCAAGTACTAAGATAGGGCTACTATTTGCGCCGGTGACACTACAGTACAACCGTTCTATGTGAGAGAGTAGGCAATCAATAAGACTTTTCCTGATTTTTCTCAAATCAACCGTGAAAGCTATTTCTGATTTGTAATACGTTCTTAACCATAATAGTAAGTTGGAGGCATAAGTGTCTGCAAGGGGGAGGTGGTCGCAACAGCGGGCGCTTACCCCGTCTTGGAATCTGGATTCAAGTTTTCTATTCATTACAGAGTTCCTTCGACTTTCTAACAATTATTGTCTGCTACTCCAATAAACTCCAGATTTAATACTGCAAACCACGAAAAAAAAGAAGTGCTGCAGCCTTAGCAGTAGCTATGCCatatgattcttattaacgttggAAAACCTCCTAGGCAACGTAGATGACACTGAAACAGGTACATGGGCTTGCAAATCATGGGAAATACCTCAAAAGGGGATGACAAATTTTGAACATGTGACGCCTGCAGATGAAGTGATTCGCCGCACAGGCAGCGGTTGAGCCTGTCGGTCTGTCACAcctgatcatcccaacccaagtcgAGTGTTCACGTCGGTGTGACTCAGGGCCCGCAATCACAACATTAGGGCGAGGGGCTCAGGGAGGGTCTTACATCTGGCTATTTTTTTCATTACGTTAGATAATTCTATATTTACATTGAGGAATGATTTGTTGTTTTGTTTACCAATCTTGCGGTCTCCGTTGATTTATTGCGAAGTACAGTTCAACAACAATATACCGTATTGTATCACAATAAATGAGTATAAGCTTTCTAACTGCGTTGTTACTAGTACATGAAGTACGTTTCTCTTACTAAATAATGTACGTCAACAaataaaaaagggagaaaaggaaaggatacaaaatgaacaaattttactTGATTACATTTTGCAACTTCGACGTTTACaatagatcacatttacaaaaggtattCGAAACTCGAGTCGTTTGGTCGAATGCAGATATTGCATCGCTCAGTCATCGCTTCACGCCCAAGCCCAGACGCTGCggtgaggtacgtcatctggtgacgtcacatttcCAACGGTTCTCAcccatttttggggtatttccccaCATTTGCGACATCgtgtgtctcatattaaattactAGTCTCAGCGTCATTTACGTCACTTCGGGTGTTTTTAAACGCCAATAACAATTATATTGTATATCTTGGATTTTCTAAGTTGTCACTCCATTCACAGAAAATTATGCTGATCCCTTGGGCGCGATGTAATTTTGGCGCTGATCTGGAGTCAACCTCGATAGGAACCTCTGTAGGTTAGTATCAAACTAATATGTTTTTCTTTAAACAATTGTACAATTTCATTATTGAcgtaaatgtaaaatgactcattccacatcattgtgATCTACCGTGCAAAATGATCCACGTAACATGTAAGTAACTAACTAAATGTATTCAATTCTTTTCTGTCGCTCCCTCGTTGAGGCCTTACACAAATCACTCGAAAAAAGAAATATGATTTTATGCGCTGGAAGAGATGGAGAATAGCGTGAATTTTAAGCTAAAAATGCAGTCTCCAGGGCTGGAACCTTCTCAAATTTTGTGGGTACAACACAGTGCCACATGTAGCCACAGTAATGAGACGAACTGAAGGCATGATGATTACCTTATTGCAGTTCTAGGCAAGTAAACGTTAATTCTGCCGGCCAGTCTGAGTATGGTTTTGGGAGATTTTCCATATTCATCTAATCGTGTATCTGCCCTGGACTACACTTCACCTAACAAACCCAAAAAATAGAGCTTTTAAAACACGTTTTATTCGACTTTTAAAAAACCAGTAATCATGAAATCAATGTAGTAAATCCATTGTCGTGATCAGATGCAAAGTTTTATAAGCAAACGAACTTGGGTaaaccttttttaaaatttatttcctgtttctccacttcaggttctgtttcttcatttttggTTTCAGTCTAACGTTGAAGGAGTATGAATAATATTTTTGTATATGTTTTCTAGCTTTATTTCAGAACTCATTGGATACACTAGATATCACGTCATATTAGACGCGTTGTTCTTAAATGTGAAGCGCGCTggagaaaggaaacagaaaagaGCGAAATTTAGCGAACTAAACGAAAATGTATACAAAATTTCAGATCGTTGAATCAAATAGGCGGCatccatattcatattaataaATGAAAGGATGTACATCGTGTGCACTGCTGAAATATTCTTAGCGCACAGGTACCAAAGCAATCTACACTAAAAATACTAAGTACGTAACTATCAGTCTTTTGACACAATTTTGCGTATTTCTTGTCAAATTTACTTCTTGGGGAACAACACGTTTACAAATTCATCAAATCAGTTGCATCAAACGTGGCCAGTTTTGAAACTTTCTCGCTCTTTGAAAAATTTCACCGAATGCTCATGGTTGAAAAAGAAGGTTATTCAATTACAACATCATGTAAATCACGCTGTTCTCAAATCTGAAGAAAGAGGAAATATGAAAAAGTGAGGTTTAGCGAAGAAAACGAGTATAGAAACATAGCGTAATAACTATTGTTACGGGAAACGGTACAAGGGACTACGTTTCACGGTAGAAGTGACTTATGGGCTAATAGGAAAGGCTTTTCGTGCAGTGGTCTTTTACTTTTGACGACAGAGGGTTCAAAATGTAAACCGTAGGCTACTAAATGGTCGTTTACTTTTGACGACAGAGAGTTTAAAATTTAAACCGTAGGCTACTAAATGATAAGAAGCAAAGATTAGTAATAAGAAGGGGACTGAAAGTAAACGGTAAGTTGACGGTAAAATAGAAAGAAGTGTGtgaggaaagagaaagaaagaggagCAGTTTGAAGGTGAAGAGTACTAGAGACAGGACAAAAGGAAGATATGTAACCTATTAGTTCAGTTGCAACAGAAAATCCATAATAAAGAAGAAAGACGAAGTTTCGTAATAATGTTGGGTGGAAGACCACTAGTGGTTGTTGAGCCGCTTAATTGGAATGACTTGTCTTCCTCCATGCAAGTAGCCCCTATCCTCGTTGTGTATGAGAGTCGTGACTTACTTGTACATTTCGACTGTATATTATTCTGGTATATGTGTAGGTGTTGTGTggtttcaaatttttgtttgtattatCATAAGATAAGGTGGTGGCACACAACCTACTCCTTtagaatagcaaaaaaaaaaaaagtggccgagAGGATTAATATCTGACTGACGAATCTTAATCAACAGTGCCACATGCCTCACTTCATGGGGTTTCTGAATGGTGTGGTAGTAATAGCTTTGTGGAAATGTAGGCCGGAGGCAACACTCGTCGAAATTTTCAGTCATCCACGAAGGAAACGTGGTTTACATAATCGCTCTAGAGACACTGTGGACAAGTTTCGAATATAACCCAGGACATTGACCCAAACTCTTGCGATCTTGCCACCACCTCTCCACCCTTTTTCGGCTAAATATTGGTGGTGAAAATTTCTTCTTTCACCATTAATCGAATACGCCACCTCCGAGTTGGGCGCCACAACAATGGCGGGTGTTAACAGCCTGCGCTACAGGGACAGGTTGAAGGATCTCAAGTAATAATGTAAACCACGTTTCCTTCGGAGATCACTCACAATTTCGGCAAGGGCCCCAGCCTGTATTTTCACAGAACTGCTACCACCATGCCAGTCAGAA of Schistocerca serialis cubense isolate TAMUIC-IGC-003099 chromosome 2, iqSchSeri2.2, whole genome shotgun sequence contains these proteins:
- the LOC126456419 gene encoding calphotin-like produces the protein MACKALILAAVLSLAHAGYLGAPAVLAPAAPIARAYAPAIAAAPIARAYAPAIAAAPIARAYAPAIAAAPIARAYAPAIAAAPAIRAAPVAVAAPAAVAAEYDPHPEYSFAYSVNDALTGDSKTQHESRSGDVVQGSYSLAEPDGSIRTVDYTADPVNGFNAVVHKEAGAHPAVAAAPAPVAVAHAPVAVAAAPAIAAAPAIAAAPALAYGAGLGYGYARAAYAAPAIAAAPIARAAYAAPIARAAIAAPALSYGGYGYGGLGYTKAILGIANARVIIFVATLSLANAGYLGAPAVLAPAAPIARAYAPAIAAAPIVAAPIARAYAPAIAAAPAAVAAEYDPHPEYSFSYSVNDAITGDSKAQHETRSGDVVQGSYSLAEPDGSIRTVDYTADPVNGFNAVVHKEAGAHPAVAAAPAPVALAAPVIATAPAIAAAPAIAAAPALAYGAGLGYGYAAAAPIAAAAIAAPAIAAAPIARAAIAAPALAYGGYGYGSLGYTKAIFG